In Candidatus Nanoarchaeia archaeon, the DNA window GGAAGCCCCTTTTTGACATCAAGAACTGTGCCAGCTCCAATAAAGATGATATCCAGAGGAATGAAGGTGTTCTTCATCCAGAAAGCCGGAGTAACCTCCTTCCCAAAGACAAACAACATTCCTGAGCCTGATGCTAAAGATGACCTGTTCATAAGCCCTTGGCTGCGCTCTGAATCAGTATCTGCGATCTCAATCGAAAACTGGAGTTCTCCATCATCCGTATGAACAACGACTGAGCTTATATCATCTTGAGAGCACCCTCCTGATACAAA includes these proteins:
- a CDS encoding DUF192 domain-containing protein codes for the protein MKPMITHSYGTIYWSILFSLLFVSGGCSQDDISSVVVHTDDGELQFSIEIADTDSERSQGLMNRSSLASGSGMLFVFGKEVTPAFWMKNTFIPLDIIFIGAGTVLDVKKGLPCRVDPCPLITTDAPAQYVLEVNEGGADSIHRGDAVELR